One window of Mauremys reevesii isolate NIE-2019 linkage group 4, ASM1616193v1, whole genome shotgun sequence genomic DNA carries:
- the OIP5 gene encoding protein Mis18-beta — translation MAVRRCIQQLFQEPQLDGAITFERPGPVLRSWGRPPREDVGTPRGAGPQREPNSPGGGTLLRRGLRLEECALFHCRGCRAVLGDSLHLCAQEDRCLRVLVCFKVTNDVVLDDSLMVGIEGPLLGCAYYALYCHSCGLMVGFSLYSAFAALVHLRGLFCLFKDNILCYRLKTKAMIEASEMNFPALSLKEHLGKLKEQLVGVHVRLELLIKKMEELNQQITMADKQGYASRTVGLKLGFAGIKSSN, via the exons ATGGCCGTGCGGAGGTGCATCCAGCAGTTGTTCCAGGAGCCTCAGCTTGACGGCGCCATCACCTTCGAGCGGCCGGGCCCTGTTCTGCGGAGCTGGGGCCGCCCCCCGCGGGAGGACGTGGGCACGCCGCGCGGCGCGGGGCCCCAGCGGGAGCCGAACAGCCCGGGTGGCGGGACGCTGCTGCGCcgagggctccggctggaggaGTGCGCCCTCTTCCACTGCCGGGGCTGCCGCGCCGTGCTGGGCGACTCGCTGCACCTCTGCGCCCAAGAGGACCGTTGCCTGCGGGTCCTCGTCTGCTTCA AAGTCACAAATGATGTTGTTTTGGACGATTCTTTAATGGTCGGTATTGAAGGACCCCTTCTAGGATG tgcTTACTATGCATTGTACTGTCATTCGTGTGGATTAATGGTGGGCTTCAGCCTCTATTCTGCCTTTGCTGCCCTGGTTCATCTGCGAGGCCTCTTTTGTCTTTTCAAGGACAACATCCTCTG TTATCGCTTAAAAACTAAAGCCATGATAGAGGCCTCTGAGATGAACTTTCCTGCTTTGAGCCTAAAGGAACACCTGGGAAAA ctGAAAGAACAACTTGTGGGGGTCCATGTGCGCCTAGAGTTACTGATTAAGAAGATGGAAGAACTGAACCAACAGATCACCATGGCTGACAAGCAGGGCTATGCATCAAGGACAGTTGGCCTAAAGCTAGGGTTTGCAGGAATCAAGTCAAGCAATTAA